In Astyanax mexicanus isolate ESR-SI-001 chromosome 17, AstMex3_surface, whole genome shotgun sequence, a single window of DNA contains:
- the LOC103026825 gene encoding vitelline membrane outer layer protein 1 homolog has protein sequence MHQLFFVSVTLFLVSFGSYARGNRAERSIDRPFISLLGVDNGQRWGEWGLKEMCPAGFYAAGFSLKVAGYWESLLIGDNTALNGIRLHCVNTAKGTTGPYTDYATVQSDTGSWGTWKDIQWCKSGTLMSFQLRVEPYQGTTWDDTAANNIRFKCSGGEEELKGTGMSWGTWGSWSETCT, from the exons ATGCATCAGCTGTTTTTTGTTAGTGTGACTCTGTTTCTGGTCTCTTTTGGATCTTACGCCAGAGGAAACAGAGCTGAGAGAAGCATCGACAGGCCCTTTATATCACTGCTTGGTGTGGATAATGGTCAGCGCTGGGGAGAATGGGGCCTGAAAGAAATGTGTCCTGCAGGCTTCTATGCTGCAGGTTTCAGTCTTAAG GTTGCAGGTTACTGGGAATCTCTGTTAATAGGGGACAACACTGCTTTGAATGGAATTCGCCTTCACTGTGTTAACACAGCCAAGGGCACGACTGGGCCTTATACTGACTACGCCACAGTGCAGTCTGACACAGGAAG CTGGGGAACATGGAAAGATATCCAGTGGTGTAAGTCAGGGACACTGATGAGCTTTCAGCTCCGTGTGGAACCCTACCAAGGAACAACCTGGGACGATACCGCCGCAAACAACATAAG GTTCAAATGCAGTGGAGGTGAGGAGGAGCTTAAGGGTACAGGCATGTCCTGGGGTACCTGGGGTTCCTGGAGCGAAACATGTACATGA
- the LOC103026541 gene encoding vitelline membrane outer layer protein 1-like, whose product MLQILNSVLLLFVLCSGLQVRALPVEQSVNKTRTVDRPYVGIITVGNGQRWGSWGIREMCPLGTYATGFSLRVESNQGVQRDDTALNGIALRCTAPRTASSSIINYSTAQSNSGSWGQWTQNKWCTSGQMVAFQLRVEPYKGVWSDDTAANNIRFKCSGGDVLEGNGMSWGSWGSWSSNCAGRGICGIETKVEAPQGPRDDTALNDVRLYCCN is encoded by the exons ATGCTCCAGATCCTCAATAGCGTTCTGCTTTTGTTTGTGCTTTGCTCTGGACTGCAGGTCAGAGCCCTGCCAGTAGAACAGAGTGTGAACAAGACACGGACCGTCGACAGGCCTTATGTCGGGATAATCACTGTGGGCAATGGGCAGAGGTGGGGCAGTTGGGGCATTCGAGAGATGTGTCCTTTGGGGACCTACGCAACTGGTTTCAGTCTCAGA GTTGAGAGCAATCAGGGAGTTCAGCGTGATGATACTGCCCTGAATGGAATCGCTCTTCGCTGTACTGCACCTCGCACAGCATCTTCTTCAATCATCAACTATTCAACAGCGCAGTCCAACTCAGGAAG CTGGGGCCAATGGACACAAAACAAGTGGTGCACATCTGGACAAATGGTAGCTTTTCAGCTGCGTGTGGAGCCGTACAAGGGTGTGTGGTCTGATGACACTGCTGCCAACAACATAAG GTTCAAATGCAGTGGAGGTGACGTGCTGGAAGGTAATGGCATGAGCTGGGGGAGCTGGGGTTCCTGGAGCTCAAACTGTGCTGGAAGGGGGATCTGCGGCATTGAAACCAAGGTGGAGGCTCCTCAGGGGCCACGGGATGACACTGCTCTGAATGATGTCCGCTTGTATTGCTGCAATTAA